In Mus pahari chromosome 16, PAHARI_EIJ_v1.1, whole genome shotgun sequence, the DNA window TTATTAGATACTGTATTCCCCCTGCAAGCATGGTTCCAAGCTAGTGAATACGTGTAATCCCAGCTAGCAGGGAAACTGTGGCTGGAGAACTGCTTACACTACAGGGTTTGAAGCTAGTTTAGACGACATGGgtaaatttttgcttttaaaacaaacaatataaatagTACGATTCCATTTACAGCACTGGAAGGAGGGTCCTTCCAAGTACATGTCTACCAAGATGCTGGTACTGCTatccatgtcttagttagggtttctattgtggtgaagacacaccatgaccaaggcaactgttacaaaggcaaacatttcattggggccggcttacatttcagaggttcaatctgaaatcatcacggtgggaagcatggcagtttggcaggcagacatggtgctggagaaggagccaagagctctacaccttgatctgatggcaaccaggaggagactgtctttaAACACCAGGCAGAGCATGAGCACTGGGAGATTCAaagcttcccccctccccacagtaACGCACGTCCTCTAACAAGGGCACAATTCCTAACAGTTAATACTGctactccctgtgggccaagtaTTCATACatctgagtctatgggggccatgcctattcaaaccaccaccctcCAAGGACGCCTCCTGCTCTTCATCTCTATGCGGGGCTGCTGCCATGTTAGTCTCTCCATTCTGACACCCGTTTGGCTTACGCCCACACAATATTTATTAACATCTAAAAATCTGTTATATAAAACAGTATtgcatcctttcttccttgtttttttttttaagcagttttAAGTTCATTGCAAAACTGAGATGATGAAGGTACAGATCTTCCTAGATCCCTCTCTTTGCAaagagctttttttctttctgatgtttCTCAGTGTCCCAGGtccattttatacttttcttgTTCCAGTTCTTCTAGATCAGTAATTTCCCCTATGCACAGTTCTAGTTCCTTTTCACTTAGAATAGTGTTTAaacccaagatctggttgctagCTCATTTCTACAAGGGTATAATTAATTACATGTCCTGGCAGCTTCAAAGCAAGGCTACGAACACATGTATTCTAacctatgtatatacacatgtctATAAAAGCCCATcgtgcacattcatgtgtgcgTTCATCTAAACCTGAGTTCTTAGTATTGTGTCACACACTAATCCATCAACCACTCGCACTGGCTTTCCCTTGCTTACCTTTAACATCCCATTTCATCAGTGCAGTGCTTGGCTCCCACCACCCACCATAGGTTAACTTCATTGTTCCACCCCAGTTCACAGACAGCAGGAGCAGAGCTGCCTGTCTGTACTTCTCTACCTCACTTATCTTTATCCTTTACCTTGATTTCTTCTCTGCTATATACTTTGACCACTcgataaacttttattttctacttatcTCCTCTATGACAATAAGATTCTCACTGAGTCCtcaattttaaactattttacacAAAGTAggtgcttaatttttttaaagagctgaacagtgaacaaataaatgggaaaaattaCCTATTATATTAATTAGGCTGAACCAGGAGGCTTCCCCTAGCCATCACTAGTATGTTGTTCAGCTTTGAGATGTTGTGTCtgtttcaataaaatcataaatctaccatataatttaaactttttaaaaccaATTCATCTGACTTCTCTCCTCATTTGGTACAATGAAGTCACCTAAGAAATCAGTGATCAGAAGCTCGCCTGTCCTaaccatttcccctttcctttttggTCACTGCCAAATGAAGCATCATATCCACTGCTCACCGAGTTTAAaccttttagaaacatttttgtttgggGAACAGGGGTTCctgtgtaggtctggctgtcctgtagaccaggttgttctggaactcaaagatctgcttgcctctactatccaagtgctgggattaaaggtgtgcatcaccacttcCAGTTCTAGACTTTCACAAAATATGCTCTAGTATCTAGTGACATATTTTCCCACCTAATCTAGAAACAAGAACAACAGAATCACTATTTTAAGACCACAATATACAATTAGTaaagaattacatttaaaaattaagtggcTGATTTTagctaaatcttttaaaagaactatAAGCGTACTAAAACATGCTTGAGAAAAACATACAGATTTGTTCTTCTCCTGAGTGTGAAAGCCTGAGGTTTAAGAACAAAGACTGTAATAGGAAACATATGGAAAAGATCGGTAACTAAATGGAATCTTGGCCCAAGTGCCATCTGCCACATTTCACATACCAATGTCTCGAGTAATAGACTAGATGTTTACAATGTTGCCAAAGCACCGTTGAAATACTATATACTTTTCTCAAatctgaaacataaaaataaatcctctAGGTTACTTATAAAGTCTAAtagaaaacactgttttgaaGAACCAAAACGAACTTCTCAAGCTTGAAAGAATGTCTTTCCAAAAAACTCAACAGCTGATGCCAAGAGACACAGCTAACTCTGTTTAACTATGAAAACATTAGCACAAAAATTTAGCCTTGCAGAAAGCAGGCTTGCTAGCTGCAACTCTTAAGGAGGGCTCATTCAGCAAATGAAGAAAGTTTCTAAACCCACACAATAAAAGGTAGAAGTTACTGAGCAGCAGAGGCTTTTATTCAATCCCGCTTAAAGACAAAGTGCACTCTAAAATTATTTTGGGTACTGAGCGGAAAAGCAAGGCACTAGCATACATAGCTGAGAgaattcatttctctttaaaagttattAGTAGTCTTTAAAAGTGGGAAAGTTGTGCCTTTTATCTGTGAAACCAATGCATTCTACTGCCTTCTCAAAGTAAACTAGATGTGAAATGCTGCATGTTTCCATTTCTGATTCTTAGTCAAGAATCAAAGGGAATCACTGATGTGAATACAAGCCTCTGTTAACCCAGGAACCGGATACAATTTTGAATTCCACCTTAAATTGCTGAGACACTGGGCTCCAGGTCACAGTGGACTTTAATCTGAAGAATTCTTTGGCATAAAAacgaaaataaaaacagtaatcaGTACATGTTGTTTCATTTAGTCTTGTTTGCCTTTCATATTAGAGAAAATTCTTGCCACACCTCAAACCAAAattaaggagaaaagaaagaagttagcCACATAAATCTGACCAAGAGCACAAACATCTTACTTTGAATCCACAAAATTCTGTATAATGAAAAGAAGTACAAAATTTTAATTCAACCCAAGTGTTTTCCAAGCAGATTGTATTTACTTAAATTGCTACAGTAATTCAAAGGACAGCCCTGTCTGCACACAGAGTTACTGTGGATTTTTAAGAAACTTCGCTAAAGAATTTAGGCATTTCTGATTCAGTTAAAGGATTGCCAATTCATCAATTCCTGAAACTAAAGCAATCTCAACAGGTATGATGATAAAGTAATTTTCAACTCTTAAAGAATGTATTCTTACTGTTACAAAAGTGTATTAGGTTTGCTAAATATTAAATTAGACTGCACTTATCATAAAAGTGCAATCTGGGGAAGCAAAATATggctaaaaattaaatttttgatTATACAAAATGTTCAAGCAAAAAGATCAGCAAGGTGAGTTTAAATTTCTGATTTAAAATGACTCAACAGGCAATAtttgtttagattattttttaaaaataaaattgaacaaaggaaaagaatcttTGGTTAAAGGAATCaatttctctttagtttcttgggtttgtttttcgGCTCTTAATTTTAAACGACAAAAAATTTGCTAATGCTTTGTTGAAATGTTTTCTGCTGGGCAAATCACTGACTTAGAGTGTTTGCCTTAATTTTATCATTCCCAAGACAGGAACATTTTGTCTGGTTATTAAAGGATTCTTAAGTTTAAGTTAATTATGATTTAAATgtattctgtatgtatgtatgtatgatttaaATTGAGACATACTTTTTTAATAGCAAAAGACtaaatttaaagttgttttagacaaaaattaatatatgcacaaatgatttttatattctgGCTTCTATAGCATATTAGTAAAAcaattacatctttaaaatagTGAAATGCTGTGATGCTTTTATCTTGAAGTTTCCAGAACTAAGTAAATTATAAcgcttttattaatttggattaGGACCGACATTAGTTTAAAAACATGAGTGTTTTTTCTTCAAGTAAGAGAAATGTTATGATAAAGATACTCTTATTGTATTATATGCAAAATTCATATTAATGGATAATTTCTTCAATTTTATATTGttgctttgctttcatttttcttcatctctCATATTTCTAATAGACAATGTAAGTAAGAAATATCACATATTGTTATAGAGAAATAAGTACAAAAGATAACAGCTAAGTTCTCTAACTTTTAATCATGTAAAGAAACTAGCATGGTGAATGCTTGGAGGAATAAACATTAACAGAGAAAGGCACTGGTAAGAAGCCGTAACCTGTGACTGAAGTCACTCATTCCACAGATTTGACTGCTTCGAGCAAGCGCACTGCACTGAGGCTTTGTTAAAACTTAGAGACTGGGAAATGAGATGACTCACAGTGAGTTACTCTGATGGTTTCTGCGTTATATTACAAAGAACAGGGCATAAATTGTAGAATATGGAAACAAAAGTAACCAAATATGCTTAGCAATGACTAAGAAGAGACTCACTGGGTAAAATGACTTAAACTcactgaagagaaagaaggtgtcacagtggaagagagaagacTAGCAAACGGGATTTCAGTGGAAAAGTGGCTCTCCATGCGAAGACCCAAAGGAGACAACATGAATCTTTCTATCTTCAAAGGCCTTTGTTACGAGTTTTTGATGCTAAGTTAAGATGCCAGGAAGTATTACTGGGATTTCCTTTTCTTACAATGTCTCAAACTCCTGAGCAACAGATTCTAATTCTAAAACGTAAGGTTGCTTTTGATGACTACTAATGGTCTTCATACAAAGATAAATCTTCACACAACAATAAGATAGAGTGGATGCTCATGAGCAAGAGCGGCAGAACATTAGAGCCCTTTGTGGCCTGGCTTGGTGCCACAGACCAGCTCTACTTCTTGGCTCTCAGTGCATATTTTGGGAATCTACCGCTAGTGGCTGTTTTGGGGCTGAAATTagcaaaaatgcttttaaaagctACTATACGAAGTATAATAAAATcctaaaatttttttaagtaaaatgtcaccaacaaaagagtaaaaTGTGTAAGATTTTGCAAACCCATTTCTCCTAAAGTGCCAAAGTCTGGTCCAATCAATGTTGATCCCAGGAGAGTCAAGACCTGGTCCTGCAGCACTCACTAACTATCCCCATTTAGTTATGGTTCATTTTGCAGTGTTGGTCTCTTCTAAACTGTTTGCTCTTCACAGAGAATGGaccctgttttcattttctcttgatTTCTATGTTCCCTAACAGCACACTGTCTCACAGataagaataattttgaaaaatgcaaccttaaataatccaattaaaccactaatatttataaaatgctgtACTAAGCATATAAGTCCAGTATCTAGCTGAGTAACAACAGCAAGAAAATGATTACCCCAAAGCAGACTCTACTAAGAACATTGCAGGATGAAGATCATAGCACAAACACACTTCTTTATTAAATTAGGAATTCATTAGTAGAGTGCAAATTCCTTAGGAATTTAGACTCCTAGGTTCTGGCTTGTTAAACAGTTATTATTTCTAGGCATTTCTCACTTCCTATTTCATGATGTTACTTATCTCTTTACTTGGAAATACATTTCCTTACCTCATTCATATGGAATTCTAAGAGTTCTTCAAAGCACAGTTCCCACTCTGTGTCCTTCCTGAATTATACAGTAAAAAACGAACAATTGATGCAATTATTTAGATTtgctatacttaaaaaaaaaatcatagccaggtggtggtagcacacacctttaatcccagcactggagaggcaggggcaggcaaatTTACACAGGTCTacaaggtctacagagtgagtccaggacagccagggctacacagagaaactcttgtcttcaaaaacaacaaaggcaagccgggcgtggtggagcacgcctttaatcccagcactccgaggccagcctggtctacagaatgagttccaggacagccagggttacacagagaaaccctgcctcgaaaaaccaaaacaaacaaacaaacaaacaaaaaatcaaaaaacaaaacaaaacaaaaaaaccaacaacaacaacagaggctggcgagatggttcagtgggtaagactgctctgctgaaggtcctgagttcaaatcccagcaaccacatgaaaaagaaagaagagagtctTGTGTCTACtatgttataaaatatgaattCCTGCTGAAACTTTTCCAAAGTATTTGTAAGGTTTTAGTGAGTATATGTTCACTTGTGTCCAATGTAGTGCAAATTCGGAGTTGTCCCTTGAGCACTAAAATCagtttttcctttggtttcaGTACTCAAACTCAAAGCAGTACCTAAAAGAAGGTTTTTGCATACTTTTTACATTCATAGTATGTGTTACATGTATGGTTTGTccatttcaagacagggtctcactacaaagctctagctgtcctggaactcctcatACAAACCAGGCTTTCCTGGACCTCACAGAGGTCACCTGGCTTTGCCTCgggaggactgggattaaaggcacgggACACCAGGACTTTAGAGTTACTAGTATGGTTCTTGCATGCACAAgaagcaactcacaactgcccataatgagatctgacgccctcttctggtgtgtctgaagtcagcaacagtgcATTTATGTATAATactaaatctttgggccagagcaagcagggactgagtgagtggagttGACCAGAACGAGCGGAGTTGAGGTCCTAAAaaaaattcccaacaaccatatgaaggttcacaaccatctgtacagctacaatgtactcacatacatacatactacatacatagatacataaaacaaaaccccatcAGCACTAGCATCAGCACCACAACAATATCACTTATTATTACTGAAGAGATCAAAGAATTTCAATTTGGTACTTCCTTATAGATAAGAGTAAATATATTAGTACAAACAattatttaatactttttaaaaagcaaggcaATCATCCAAAAAGAATGATGGGAAATGATGTTTTACAGCcttgagacaaaacaaaaacaaaaacaaaaaacccaacccagtAGTCTTGTCAGAGGAAAGGGAATGGACTAAGGAAGTGCAGCCATGTCATACTTAAGGTCGTAGCCAAGAACTGAGAACGAGTCCAGTCAACCTggttctgtttttccttcttcatatTTAGCTGTGTGAGTCAGAATGAGAGTAGGGAGGAAAGTCATTTGCCAGATgtaaagaactcagaaaacccAGGGaacatgaaaaggagaaaggagaataaaGAACTGCAGCACCTCAGGCAGAGGGAGCTTACGACTGTGAGGAAGTATAAATGCAGGCAATGAAAAACCAGTAGCACCGCCATCACATCAGACCCCGAGACACTCAGGAGCTACTTGTGGTTGGAGGTACCACAGAAGATACGGTCAAGAGTATGGGTTGTTCAAAATTCAGAATATGACCTCTGGTAATTAGCAGGCCAGGACATGAGTGCATAGGAAGAACTGGGACAATAACAtgggaaaaaagaacaaatggaGTTCTGTCAGAGAAATGATGAACTAGTTTTTCAGTTCTACCAATGGTGAAAAAGGGACGCTAGGACATTTGTTTGTTCTCTCATAAAACCCCTAATGAGaagagtagagaaaaaaaaaaggtctgtgagggggaaaaaacaaaaacaaaaacaataaatttagaaaataaaaaacacttaaaattttctttttttattttttattttctaaattaatttttcacACTCCATGTTTTATTCCTCCCCTCATCCACCCTCCTATTGTGCCACATcccacaccccacctgacctctaaactctctggggcctccagtctcttgagggttaggtgcatcttctctgagcgaacacagacctggaagtcctctactgtatgtgtgttgggggtctcatatcagccggtgtcaacttgacagcagCTTTCAATTTCCTAAGAACTTTTACATGAATATCTCATGTCATCCTAACTCAGACGGCTGAGGCAGTAAAGACTGCCTGAATTTTAGGAGGTGGAGACCATCCTAGTAGCACagtcaagaccctgtctcaaaaacaaaacaaaacaacaacagcagcaacaaagtGAGAGTTTATCTTCTAGGTGAGATAAACAGAAAGACTAAGACAAGACACAAGACAAGCGTGCAAGATAAAGAAGGCAAATATGGAGCTGGCGACACAGCCTAGACAGGAAGAGGACCTGAGCTCTGAGTGGGTTCcatgttagaaaataaaacaaaaccaggtgTTGCAATCCTtgtgcctgggaggcagagatgggcagtcCCTTGGGTTCACTGGCTAGCTGGCCAGCCTACACAGTGAGAGATcttatctaaaaaaattaaaaggtaccTGATGAATGAATGAGGTTGTCTTCTAGATTTCACATGTACATGTgctagcacacacacatgaggcaAGGCATAATTTAACATAATTTCATATTACTAACAAATTTCACATTATTCTTCTGaggaagttctttttttattgtagGTAGTACTACTGGTCTCCAACTCATATGCTCAAATGATCTGACCCCTAAGCAAGTGGGACTATTGGTATGACCGTATGCCCAGCAACTAcaattcttattttcttaataaagcAAGAGGCGGAATTGttaaacagaagaaatgaaatttgaaatttaaatctTTAAACTCCTTTTTTTACAACATACTCCACCCTTCTTCAAGTTTCAGCAGAAATAACTGTTAAATAGCTATAAAGTCTCCCTCTTATAATCCGACTCAGTACAAGATCCTTCAGTTACATTGCACTGTATGTCTCTCATCCTCCATTAGATTTCAAACTCCTAGGAGGCAAGGATAGTGGCATTTTAATATCTATAATCCAAATCTAAGTCAACAATATTATtcaaagctaggcatggtgatgcTCTCTGTATTCTCAGTAGCTGGGAAGAGGAGGagcttgagtttaaggccaacctcaCTTAAATAAATAGCAAGCTTGAGGCCAACCAGAGACCTATGAGACCCTGTgtagaaggaaaaacagaagaaaaggaggaggaatggggggggggtaaggaaaaagggagggaggagagaagggagggagggaaagtgggaatGAGTGAGCAAGCGCAGAAAGCAGTGAACAGAAGGAGTCAGGGAGAGGACATGAAAATATTAATCCAAGAGAAATTGAAACTTTGCAGAATATAAATATTTCcaagaagaaaatgtgaagatATACATAGCCTTAGACAGGAAacgggaagaaaaaaatgacagtgcTTTCTAAATAAGTGACCACACACAAAAAGGAATGTTCTTTTAATGAACAAGGATAGTATTTCAGTAACAGAAGTAGTAAGGAACAAGATTTTGGTTTAATAAAAGTTTAATAGGCAAAGTTCTTTAAGTGTCCACATAGGTAACACacaccactaattgagaaatggcTGGCAAGAATGCCCAGCATTTACAGTGGAGGAAATACTAGAGTATGGTTTGGGTGATGTCACACTAGAAACATCAGCATGTCTACAGAACAAGActactcagttttgtttttaatctttaatctgtttttacagtctagttgttatccccctccctttctgccttctgACAGTTCCAGAAAATAATGACTGTATAGCATTGTGTTTCACAcatgtaatcttagcacttgggagacagaggcagaaattcCTGTAATTTAAGGACAGGTTGGTTTTCATAGTAATTCTagacagtaagaaaaacaaagggaaTCTGGTCTATAAAAAATaagagtaaacaaataaaagacagtgATTACTTAGTAAAATGTCCAGAAAGCActcttttgatttctgtttaATGCAACATATTATTCTAAATTTCACAGGTACTTAAACATTCAATGTTCATTGGAGTTTTGCCCATGCTTCCTGaatattctgctatatatgtatcaacctaatacattttatatgtgtcAATTTATATGAGAATTATCCTGAGTATTAATCACTTTTCTCTTTGCAataggacaagaaaagaaaatgggcttTTTAAGTCCAATATatgtccttttcttctgttttggagtTAGAGTATACTGCCAATATGAAGCTTACCGATGGGATGAAGATTATGACCAAGAGCCAAATGAGGATTATGAGCCAGAATTCCAATTTCATCAAAATATTGAATATGAAGTTCCCTTTTATCATAATATTTTAGGTTGCGCTAAGGAGTGCTTCTGTCCAACTAACTTTCCAACATCAATGTACTGTGACAATCGTAAACTCAAGACTATCCCAAATATCCCAATGCACATTCAGCAACTCAACCTTCAGTTCAATGACATTGAGGCTGTGACTGCAAATTCATTCATCAATGCAACTCATCTTAAAGAAATTAACCTTAGCCACAACAAAATTAAATCTCAAAAGATTGATTATGGTGTGTTTGCTAAACTTTCAAATCTACAACAACTTCATCTAGAGCACAATAACCTAGAAGAATTTCCATTTCCACTTCCTAAATCTCTGGAAAGACTCCTTCTTGGTTATAATGAGATCTCCACACTTCCAACAAATGCCATGGACGGGCTGGTGAATGTGACTATGCTTGATCTCTGCTATAATCATCTTTCTGATTCGATGTTAAAAGAAAAGACCCTTtccaaaatggaaaaattaatgcAGCTCAACCTATGTAATAACAGATTAGAATCAATGCCCCCTGGATTGCCTTCATCACTTATGTATctatctttagaaaataattcaatCTCATCTATACCAGACAATTATTTTGACAAACTTCCAAAACTTCATGCTCTAAGAATATCACACAACAAACTGGAAGACATTCCATATGACATCTTTAATCTTTCCAAT includes these proteins:
- the Omd gene encoding osteomodulin produces the protein MGFLSPIYVLFFCFGVRVYCQYEAYRWDEDYDQEPNEDYEPEFQFHQNIEYEVPFYHNILGCAKECFCPTNFPTSMYCDNRKLKTIPNIPMHIQQLNLQFNDIEAVTANSFINATHLKEINLSHNKIKSQKIDYGVFAKLSNLQQLHLEHNNLEEFPFPLPKSLERLLLGYNEISTLPTNAMDGLVNVTMLDLCYNHLSDSMLKEKTLSKMEKLMQLNLCNNRLESMPPGLPSSLMYLSLENNSISSIPDNYFDKLPKLHALRISHNKLEDIPYDIFNLSNLIELNVGHNKLKQAFYIPRNLEHLYLQNNEIESINVTMICPSPDPLHHHHLTYLRVDQNKLKEPISSYIFFCFPRIHSIYYGEQRSTNGETIQLKTQVFRSYQEEEEEDDHDSQDNTLEGQEVSDEHFNSHYYEMQEWQDTI